In a single window of the Thermus amyloliquefaciens genome:
- a CDS encoding NADH dehydrogenase, with product MILRTFRMGVLARALEEILQVPPHAFGYPLLKPQGLSQEAREGLVKVCPSGAFFEEEGVFGLDLARCVGCGRCALGYPEAVGEMKTLEVAVTRREDLIQRVDLERGVFLDPGPPPPPRPELALPTLAFREVSAGDTGLTDSEIALLGNPFNDMGRFGFQVVASPRHGDVLLVTGPVSRNMAKALERTYQAMPEPKGVVAVGNEAIAGGVFAESREVLGGVDKVLPVDVYVPGDPPRPGAILHGLLLLAGRVVQRLVGGVVR from the coding sequence ATGATTTTGCGCACGTTCAGGATGGGGGTTTTGGCCCGGGCCCTTGAGGAGATCCTCCAGGTGCCCCCGCATGCCTTTGGGTATCCTCTTTTGAAACCCCAGGGGCTTTCCCAGGAAGCCCGGGAGGGCCTGGTGAAGGTCTGCCCCAGCGGGGCCTTCTTTGAAGAAGAAGGGGTTTTTGGTCTGGACCTGGCCCGCTGCGTGGGGTGTGGGAGGTGCGCCCTTGGGTACCCGGAGGCCGTGGGGGAGATGAAGACCCTGGAGGTGGCCGTGACCCGAAGGGAGGACCTAATCCAGCGGGTGGACCTGGAACGGGGGGTCTTCCTGGACCCCGGTCCCCCGCCCCCACCCCGTCCCGAGCTGGCCCTCCCCACCTTGGCCTTCCGCGAGGTGAGCGCCGGGGACACGGGCCTAACCGATTCCGAGATCGCCCTTTTGGGAAATCCCTTTAACGATATGGGCCGCTTTGGCTTCCAGGTGGTGGCCTCACCGCGCCATGGCGATGTCCTTCTGGTCACCGGTCCCGTGAGCCGGAACATGGCCAAGGCCCTGGAACGCACCTACCAGGCCATGCCGGAGCCCAAAGGGGTGGTGGCCGTAGGTAACGAGGCCATAGCCGGCGGGGTTTTTGCGGAGAGCCGGGAGGTGCTGGGGGGCGTGGATAAGGTGCTGCCCGTGGATGTCTACGTGCCCGGGGACCCCCCGAGGCCGGGGGCTATTCTCCATGGGCTTTTGCTCCTTGCAGGGCGGGTGGTCCAGCGCCTGGTGGGGGGAGTGGTCCGCTAA